A region from the Triticum urartu cultivar G1812 chromosome 1, Tu2.1, whole genome shotgun sequence genome encodes:
- the LOC125537919 gene encoding mitogen-activated protein kinase kinase kinase 18-like, whose amino-acid sequence MPVSKQWTRVRTLGRGASGAEVFLAEDGVSGELFAVKSAVGAACAAALRREHMVMAGLRSPRVVSCIGGRGARDGSYQLFLEFAPGGSLAEQVASSGGLDERAVRGYAADVAAALAYLHATGMVHGDVKARNVVIGADGRAKLADFGCAREAAAGGPIIGGTPAFMAPEVARGEEQGPAADVWALGCMVVEMATARAPWSGMDGDALAALHLIGYTQAVPELPQWLSAEAKEFLAKCLVRQASDRFTAAQLLEHPFLAAAVVDAKPQAVESKWVSPKSTLDAAFWESESDTDEADDEPSHGAAERRISALACPASALPDWDSDEGWIDVLSGPTEAVAVPAKVTCGIIVDDAITSEEESIDPESGALDITVDVEYSSVLNAGQETYDDGSVSHHQSVMQSISFMPKALCFASAAPLFLCSYSCSAPHCDTIDRQIA is encoded by the exons ATGCCCGTGAGCAAGCAATGGACGCGGGTGCGCACGCTCGGCCGCGGCGCCTCGGGGGCCGAGGTCTTCCTCGCCGAGGACGGTGTGTCCGGCGAGCTCTTTGCGGTCAAGTCCGCCGTGGGGGCGGCGTGTGCGGCGGCGCTGAGAAGGGAGCATATGGTGATGGCCGGCCTGAGATCCCCACGcgtcgtctcctgcatcggcggcCGCGGCGCCCGCGACGGCTCCTACCAGCTCTTCCTCGAGTTCGCCCCCGGCGGCTCGCTGGCGGAGCAGGTGGCCAGCAGCGGGGGCCTCGACGAGCGCGCCGTCCGCGGCTACGCGGCCGATGTGGCGGCCGCGCTCGCGTATCTCCACGCCACCGGGATGGTGCACGGGGACGTCAAGGCGAGGAACGTCGTGATCGGCGCCGACGGCCGCGCCAAGCTCGCGGATTTTGGGTGCGCTAGGGAAGCCGCCGCCGGCGGACCGATCATCGGTGGCACGCCAGCGTTCATGGCGCCGGAGGTGGCGCGCGGCGAGGAGCAGGGACCCGCGGCCGACGTCTGGGCGCTCGGCTGCATGGTTGTTGAGATGGCCACCGCACGCGCCCCGTGGAGCGGCATGGACGGCGACGCGCTCGCCGCGCTGCACCTGATCGGGTACACCCAGGCTGTTCCCGAGCTGCCCCAATGGCTGTCTGCTGAGGCCAAGGAATTCTTGGCCAAGTGCCTTGTCAGGCAGGCCAGCGACCGGTTCACGGCGGCGCAGCTGCTGGAGCATCCGTTCTTGGCCGCCGCCGTTGTCGACGCGAAGCCGCAAGCCGTGGAGAGCAAATGGGTGTCGCCCAAGAGCACGCTGGACGCGGCATTCTGGGAGTCGGAGTCTGACACCGACGAGGCGGACGACGAGCCGTCGCACGGCGCGGCCGAGAGGAGGATCAGCGCATTGGCCTGCCCTGCGTCGGCGCTCCCCGACTGGGACTCCGACGAGGGATGGATCGACGTGCTCTCCGGGCCAACGGAAGCAGTTGCCGTTCCCGCCAAGGTGACGTGTGGCATCATCGTGGACGACGCGATCACCAGTGAAGAGGAGTCAATCGACCCAGAGTCCGGTGCTCTCGACATTACCGTGGACGTGGAGTACAGCAGCGTGCTAAACGCAGGGCAAGAAACATATGATGATGGTTCAGTCAGTCATCATCAGTC AGTAATGCAATCGATTTCGTTCATGCCAAAAGCACTCTGCTTCGCAAGCGCTGCTCCTCTGTTTCTTTGCTCTTACTCGTGCTCTGCTCCCCATTGCGACACGATTGATCGGCAAATCGCGTGA